The nucleotide sequence AGAATCCCGTTGGCGTCCACACGCCTGCGCTCCCAGATCATGTCTTCCAGGCTACGGAACACCAGCGTGTGTCCACTCCGAGTCCCGGCGTCAAAGTGCACTTTGAGGAAGTACTGCTGCGCCGCCGAGTGTGCCTCGCCTCCTTCTTAAACTCCCGCTTCCCGAAACGGCACCAGGCGGCGAAGCTCTCAGAGTTGGTCCAGCAGATCTCCCCACTGTTCAGGCCGAGGTGCCCAGTGGCGTTCTGCACGACCAGGTTGGCAGGCAGCGGCCGGAACCGGTAGCGGCTGTTCACTATCCGTCCACGCCGGCCCCGTCCTATCTCAGTCAGGCTGTCCTTCCGTATCTCCCCTCATGCAGGTGTATCACCTGGTCGTTGAGCTCGTACACAGCCCAGTGTGGTGCCTGTGATGTGGATACTAGCTCCACAAGGTCCCCTGGCTTGCACATGGAGAGCAATGTTTTGGCGGAGTACACGTTCAAGTCCTGGTTTTCGCGGAGCTTGGAGAAGATGCATTCCTGTGAGCAGAATGCGGAGTACTCCAGCTCGCTGACCGCCCCGGGGCTCTCCTGGCTGGCGCAAgggtaacctcctcctcctcctccgtcgtCCACCTGGAATCAAATCACCAATCAATcaaatcatcaatcaatcaaatcatcaatcaatcaatcacatcaTCAA is from Oncorhynchus gorbuscha isolate QuinsamMale2020 ecotype Even-year linkage group LG14, OgorEven_v1.0, whole genome shotgun sequence and encodes:
- the LOC123994374 gene encoding LOW QUALITY PROTEIN: protein LRATD1-like (The sequence of the model RefSeq protein was modified relative to this genomic sequence to represent the inferred CDS: inserted 2 bases in 2 codons), with product MGNHLDRITHLSYSELPTGDPSGVEKEELRVGVAYFFSDEEEEVDDGGGGGGYPCASQESPGAVSELEYSAFCSQECIFSKLRENQDLNVYSAKTLLSMCKPGDLVELVSTSQAPHWAVYELNDQVIHLHXGEIRKDSLTEIGRGRRGRIVNSRYRFRPLPANLVVQNATGHLGLNSGEICWTNSESFAAWCRFGKREFKXGGEAHSAAQQYFLKVHFDAGTRSGHTLVFRSLEDMIWERRRVDANGILKEMSLGVNGGKE